A genomic segment from Desulfurobacterium pacificum encodes:
- the pncA gene encoding bifunctional nicotinamidase/pyrazinamidase yields MKVKISKKDALIVVDVQNDFLPGGALPVPNGNEIIPVLNKYIDLFTQVGAPIFATRDWHPENHISFKGNGGIWPRHCVQWTKGAEISSELRLPPDTFIINKGDRPELEAYSGFQGTLLDTLLKERGIKRVFIGGLATDYCVKHTVLGALNLGYTTFFLSDASKGVNLHPGDSEKAVFEMLLNGAVSVTLSDLEGAVR; encoded by the coding sequence ATGAAAGTAAAAATTTCTAAAAAAGATGCCTTAATAGTAGTTGATGTTCAAAACGATTTTCTGCCGGGAGGTGCTCTCCCGGTTCCTAATGGGAATGAGATAATTCCTGTTTTGAACAAGTACATAGATTTATTTACGCAGGTTGGTGCACCTATATTCGCTACCAGAGATTGGCATCCTGAAAACCACATATCTTTCAAAGGTAATGGTGGGATATGGCCACGTCACTGTGTTCAGTGGACAAAAGGAGCAGAAATATCCTCTGAGTTGAGGTTGCCTCCTGATACTTTTATTATTAATAAGGGAGATAGACCGGAGCTTGAAGCTTATTCAGGTTTTCAAGGTACGCTTTTAGATACTCTTCTAAAGGAAAGAGGTATAAAAAGAGTTTTTATTGGTGGTCTTGCTACAGATTATTGCGTTAAACATACCGTTTTAGGAGCTTTGAATTTAGGATACACAACTTTCTTCCTTTCTGATGCTTCTAAAGGGGTTAACTTGCATCCTGGTGATTCTGAAAAAGCGGTTTTTGAGATGTTATTAAATGGAGCTGTTTCTGTTACTCTAAGTGATTTAGAAGGTGCTGTCCGATAG
- a CDS encoding DUF1786 domain-containing protein produces MIPVFVDIGKGTQDILIPLEDKNPENWIKAILPSPTSKYSVKLERWEKRSLKIDGKIMGGGPLKKTLVSLLERGVEVTLTKRFAKTIRDDLEEVEKYGFKVVDSIKEPNFFFQDIDYDLYSSILKLSGIEEEFNFLGVACQDHGFKKGQSDRVTRFQLLKKFLDKSRNPFDFYITEKTNIFSRFDSVLEQMEERNLKGFVVDSKIASICGILVYAQEIGTDEFVGLDIGNGHTLGVSIKKGLIAGIFEHHTRLLTCDKLKNLVEKLCRAELTFEEVYKDGGHGALVFEAVNPQKVLIAGPNRDLFKKYGEFAYPFGDVMITGCVGLYKIYHKNLQN; encoded by the coding sequence GTGATACCTGTTTTTGTTGATATCGGTAAAGGAACGCAGGATATTTTAATCCCTTTGGAAGATAAAAATCCTGAAAACTGGATAAAAGCTATCCTTCCTTCACCTACTTCAAAGTATTCCGTTAAGTTGGAAAGATGGGAGAAAAGAAGTTTGAAAATAGATGGAAAAATTATGGGAGGAGGACCGCTTAAAAAGACGTTGGTTTCTTTGTTAGAGAGAGGAGTGGAAGTTACTTTAACAAAGAGATTTGCCAAAACTATTAGAGATGACCTTGAAGAAGTAGAGAAGTACGGTTTCAAAGTTGTAGATAGCATAAAAGAACCGAACTTTTTCTTTCAGGACATTGATTATGACCTTTATAGTTCTATTTTGAAGCTCTCTGGTATAGAAGAGGAGTTTAACTTCCTAGGAGTTGCCTGTCAGGACCATGGATTTAAAAAAGGGCAGAGCGATAGGGTCACAAGGTTTCAGTTATTAAAAAAATTTTTGGATAAGAGCAGAAATCCTTTTGACTTCTACATAACTGAAAAGACAAATATCTTCAGTCGCTTTGATTCTGTTCTTGAGCAGATGGAAGAGAGGAATTTAAAAGGATTTGTTGTAGATAGTAAGATAGCCTCTATTTGTGGAATATTAGTTTACGCGCAAGAAATTGGTACTGATGAGTTTGTTGGACTTGATATAGGAAACGGTCATACGTTGGGAGTGAGTATTAAGAAAGGTTTGATAGCTGGAATATTTGAACATCATACAAGGTTACTGACTTGCGATAAGTTAAAGAACTTGGTGGAAAAACTATGCAGAGCTGAGTTGACTTTTGAAGAAGTTTATAAAGATGGCGGGCATGGAGCTTTAGTTTTTGAAGCAGTTAATCCACAGAAGGTGTTAATAGCAGGACCGAACAGAGATTTGTTTAAAAAATATGGAGAATTTGCCTATCCGTTTGGTGATGTAATGATAACTGGTTGTGTAGGGCTTTATAAAATTTACCATAAAAATTTACAGAATTGA
- a CDS encoding AAA family ATPase yields MRRIDDALDLLYEDEELALCCDDVLPKIEEFLIKLDNILPTWADNDFFVEIIDKIRKELLGNPDYRQKLLEGKMGVVTVTFELGSSGLEIAKKIAERLGYRFVYSEILSDVASRLGVPERKIEDFDEFKYVPSKLSFFDFFQLDKSFIDFGAIFGEKTKEITFEQFREALAKSVTAFAVSNNVVIVGHAAACILKEYPNSLHIKVEAPFADRVKVYAEKEGIPYPEAEKRLKKIDEKEKEFYKDICGEDVTAIDMFHLKLNTSKLPVDTCVEISLKAFDLVVEE; encoded by the coding sequence ATGAGAAGAATAGATGATGCATTGGATTTACTGTATGAAGACGAGGAATTAGCTCTATGTTGTGATGATGTATTGCCTAAAATAGAGGAATTTTTAATTAAACTTGATAACATTCTACCAACGTGGGCTGATAATGATTTTTTTGTTGAAATAATTGATAAAATTAGGAAAGAGCTTTTAGGAAATCCTGATTACAGACAGAAATTACTGGAGGGAAAGATGGGAGTTGTTACTGTAACTTTTGAATTGGGTTCTTCAGGGCTGGAAATAGCCAAGAAGATTGCGGAGAGGCTTGGTTACAGATTTGTTTATTCGGAAATTTTAAGTGATGTTGCTTCAAGGCTTGGAGTTCCTGAAAGGAAGATTGAAGATTTTGATGAGTTTAAATACGTGCCTTCAAAATTATCTTTCTTTGATTTTTTCCAGCTTGACAAGAGTTTTATAGATTTTGGAGCTATCTTTGGAGAGAAGACGAAAGAGATTACTTTTGAGCAGTTTAGGGAAGCTTTAGCTAAGTCTGTAACGGCATTTGCAGTATCCAATAACGTTGTTATAGTTGGGCATGCTGCTGCTTGTATTTTGAAAGAGTATCCTAACTCCTTGCATATTAAGGTAGAGGCTCCATTTGCTGATAGAGTAAAAGTTTACGCGGAAAAAGAGGGTATTCCTTATCCTGAAGCCGAAAAAAGACTTAAGAAGATTGATGAGAAAGAAAAAGAGTTTTACAAGGATATTTGTGGAGAGGATGTAACGGCGATTGATATGTTCCATCTTAAACTTAATACATCAAAACTACCTGTTGATACGTGTGTAGAAATTTCATTAAAAGCTTTTGACCTCGTTGTAGAAGAATGA
- a CDS encoding FtsW/RodA/SpoVE family cell cycle protein, whose amino-acid sequence MNYKDLRRFYAFSIFFLALILSIAGIVFVYTGSYFYCVKHGLHPYTYALKQALALFAGVVVALSIYRYFDYRTIASNRKLLWGVYFVAIFLLIAVLLFGKEINNSKSWIYIAGFSLQPAEIAKVLVIIFVSGYIKYKWYEIQRKPSVFVGFLFLAFFPVLLILLEKDLGSAMILSIVIFAILFVTELSFKYILYPVLIGFVMFVVAVVTAPYRIARIKMLLSPADYYHAAGKYSSYQLVQAFVAFAKGGLLGMGLGQGAQSKFLFLTFSFSDFMYAHIAEETGVVGAAIVLLAFFAILYFGISIANGTDEKVGKFMALGLTLYIFLQAIVHMGVNMGLLPTTGITLPFLSMGGTSLLSMFIAVGFLMNIAKFLPDESRTSYELVEKGRYA is encoded by the coding sequence TTGAATTATAAAGATTTAAGGAGATTTTATGCGTTTTCCATATTCTTTTTGGCTTTAATTCTTTCTATTGCTGGTATCGTTTTTGTTTATACAGGTAGCTACTTTTACTGCGTTAAACATGGGCTTCATCCTTACACTTACGCTTTAAAGCAGGCATTGGCACTTTTTGCAGGAGTTGTGGTAGCTCTTTCTATTTACAGGTATTTTGATTACAGGACAATTGCTTCAAACAGAAAACTGCTGTGGGGAGTTTATTTTGTTGCTATCTTCCTTTTAATTGCTGTTCTTCTATTTGGTAAAGAGATTAACAACTCAAAAAGCTGGATTTATATAGCTGGATTTTCTCTACAACCTGCAGAGATAGCAAAAGTGTTAGTGATTATCTTTGTTTCCGGTTACATAAAGTACAAGTGGTACGAGATACAGAGAAAGCCTTCTGTATTTGTTGGTTTTCTGTTTTTAGCTTTTTTCCCCGTTTTGTTAATCTTACTTGAGAAGGATTTGGGTTCTGCAATGATTCTCTCTATTGTTATTTTTGCCATTCTTTTTGTGACGGAGCTGAGTTTTAAGTACATTCTCTATCCAGTTTTGATTGGTTTTGTAATGTTTGTTGTTGCTGTTGTTACTGCTCCCTACCGAATAGCGAGAATAAAAATGCTTCTTTCTCCTGCTGACTACTACCACGCTGCTGGTAAGTATAGTAGTTATCAGTTGGTTCAGGCTTTTGTTGCTTTCGCTAAAGGTGGTTTGTTGGGAATGGGATTGGGACAGGGAGCGCAGTCGAAGTTTCTATTTTTGACGTTTTCTTTTAGCGATTTTATGTACGCTCACATTGCAGAAGAAACGGGCGTTGTTGGAGCAGCGATTGTTCTTCTGGCGTTTTTCGCAATTCTTTACTTTGGTATTTCTATTGCTAACGGAACAGATGAAAAGGTTGGGAAGTTTATGGCTTTGGGGTTAACTCTCTATATCTTCCTTCAGGCAATTGTTCACATGGGAGTAAACATGGGATTGCTTCCTACGACGGGAATTACTTTACCGTTTTTGAGTATGGGAGGTACTTCGTTGCTTTCTATGTTTATTGCAGTTGGATTTTTAATGAATATAGCGAAGTTTTTGCCTGACGAGTCAAGGACTTCTTACGAGCTTGTTGAAAAAGGAAGGTATGCATGA
- a CDS encoding M16 family metallopeptidase — translation MIIGKLNNGLKYAIKERKDLNTVTISVWIKTGSAYEDDSNRGIAHFLEHMMFNSSKNLPPGTLDREIELMGGEINAATSYDYTYYYINVPYNHYKRALELLTDFILNPLLSEEMVEKEKPIVLEEIARSKDNPQDVFAETLMNRLYSKAPYKYPILGFEDTVKKIDSQTLRTFYENNYVPDRMAISVVGKIDAEEVKKNIQELWEDFKRKGKVKNLENEPAENKGGEFTVTHPAVQIPQLVLAWKLPPCSRDDVYYEILDSFLSSGKSAYLYNRIREKGFAYSCYSNYQNLLLGSNFIIGAMTDNVELCLEELKKVIEEILSISEEDFEFARKKLLKNELFSRESGETEADNIGYAVSIIEDESYYLEYITDIKQASFTKFKEKVKFLMEPYLIGFLLP, via the coding sequence ATGATAATAGGAAAACTAAACAACGGCTTGAAATACGCTATCAAAGAAAGGAAAGATTTAAACACAGTAACTATAAGCGTTTGGATTAAAACAGGTTCTGCTTATGAAGATGACAGTAATAGGGGAATAGCTCACTTTTTAGAACACATGATGTTTAACAGCAGCAAAAACCTTCCACCCGGAACGTTAGACAGAGAAATTGAGCTAATGGGAGGTGAAATAAATGCAGCAACTTCTTACGACTATACGTACTATTATATTAACGTTCCGTATAACCACTACAAAAGAGCGTTGGAACTTTTAACAGATTTCATTCTTAATCCGCTGCTCTCTGAAGAAATGGTAGAAAAGGAAAAACCGATAGTTTTGGAAGAGATAGCAAGAAGTAAAGATAATCCGCAAGACGTTTTCGCCGAAACTTTAATGAACCGCTTATATTCAAAAGCGCCTTACAAGTATCCAATTTTAGGATTTGAAGACACCGTGAAAAAAATTGATTCTCAGACATTAAGAACGTTCTACGAAAACAACTACGTTCCAGACAGAATGGCGATAAGCGTAGTTGGAAAGATAGATGCAGAAGAAGTGAAGAAGAACATACAGGAATTGTGGGAAGACTTTAAAAGAAAAGGTAAAGTCAAAAATTTAGAAAACGAACCTGCAGAAAATAAAGGAGGGGAATTTACCGTCACACATCCGGCAGTTCAAATACCCCAATTAGTTTTAGCATGGAAGCTACCTCCATGCAGTAGAGATGACGTTTACTATGAAATACTTGATTCATTTCTTTCTTCCGGTAAAAGCGCGTATCTCTACAATAGAATAAGAGAAAAGGGATTTGCCTATAGCTGTTACTCCAACTACCAAAACCTGCTCTTAGGTTCTAACTTCATTATCGGCGCCATGACGGACAACGTAGAACTATGTTTAGAAGAACTCAAGAAAGTTATAGAAGAGATTCTCTCTATATCAGAAGAAGACTTTGAATTTGCCAGGAAAAAACTCCTTAAAAATGAACTTTTCTCAAGAGAAAGCGGAGAAACAGAAGCCGACAACATAGGATATGCTGTTTCTATAATTGAAGATGAAAGCTACTATTTAGAATACATAACAGATATTAAACAAGCATCTTTTACAAAATTCAAAGAAAAGGTAAAATTCTTAATGGAACCTTATCTAATAGGATTTTTGCTTCCTTAA
- the scpB gene encoding SMC-Scp complex subunit ScpB produces the protein MSELKKLVEAIVFVSPEPVSPKQLAENLGIELEEVEKILEGLESEYRDRGIILKKVAGGYRFFTSPTLAPKIKPFIEDKPVKLSRPLLEVLAIVAYNQPITKKEIWQIRGHNPDGAIKSLLEKGLIEVVGRANTPGRPKLYGTTDAFLFHFGLNSLEDLPKIRLEEIE, from the coding sequence ATGAGCGAGTTAAAGAAACTTGTTGAAGCTATTGTGTTTGTTTCTCCTGAACCTGTATCTCCTAAGCAGTTAGCTGAAAATTTAGGAATAGAATTGGAAGAGGTAGAAAAGATTCTTGAGGGGTTAGAATCTGAGTATAGAGATAGGGGAATAATTCTAAAAAAAGTTGCAGGTGGTTACAGGTTCTTTACGTCTCCTACCTTGGCTCCTAAAATTAAACCTTTTATTGAAGATAAACCTGTTAAACTTTCCAGGCCTTTACTTGAGGTGTTAGCTATTGTTGCGTATAACCAGCCGATAACCAAGAAAGAAATTTGGCAGATTAGAGGGCATAATCCTGACGGAGCTATTAAATCTCTGCTTGAAAAGGGACTTATAGAAGTGGTTGGTAGAGCTAATACTCCTGGAAGACCTAAACTTTACGGAACTACAGATGCTTTTCTGTTTCATTTTGGATTGAATTCTTTGGAGGATTTACCTAAGATAAGATTAGAGGAGATTGAATGA
- the murG gene encoding undecaprenyldiphospho-muramoylpentapeptide beta-N-acetylglucosaminyltransferase encodes MRVVIAGGGTGGHFFPAVAVAEKLKEKGAEVLYIGSVNGVEFRKREVVEDFSPVFLDVAGIRGKGLRALKNAFSVMRSVRRVGGIFNGFKPDKVLIFGGYASLPVGLAAILWRVPFFVQEQNSIPGKTNLYLSKFSCKVFVGFRKALEYFKEKSVYTGNPVRKEVVEFSTKRAELRDKFLRKFSLSSDKKTLLIFGGSQGALWINEKFLKVSHQLSQFADKFQVIHITGGKLADRLKEKYESLGIKSVVLPFYERIWELYVIADCAVSRSGAMSIAELSCFGIPTLFIPYPYAVDDHQYYNALEIYKSGGCFLERQDSLTDERFVQLICELLFDRMTYQKFSEKMKRFSNPTAADEITEMLLDERVKETC; translated from the coding sequence ATGAGGGTTGTTATTGCTGGTGGCGGAACGGGTGGTCACTTCTTTCCTGCAGTGGCGGTTGCTGAAAAGTTAAAGGAAAAGGGAGCAGAAGTTTTATATATAGGTTCTGTGAACGGCGTTGAGTTTAGGAAAAGGGAGGTGGTGGAGGATTTTTCACCTGTGTTTTTGGACGTTGCGGGTATTAGAGGGAAGGGATTGAGGGCTTTGAAAAATGCTTTTAGTGTGATGAGAAGTGTGAGGAGGGTGGGGGGGATTTTTAATGGGTTTAAACCAGATAAAGTGTTAATCTTTGGTGGATACGCTTCTTTACCGGTTGGATTAGCTGCAATACTTTGGAGAGTTCCTTTTTTCGTTCAGGAACAGAATTCTATTCCTGGAAAAACAAATTTGTACCTTTCAAAATTTTCTTGTAAGGTGTTTGTTGGTTTTAGGAAAGCTCTTGAGTATTTTAAAGAAAAGAGTGTATATACAGGAAATCCTGTAAGAAAGGAGGTCGTTGAATTTTCAACTAAGAGAGCAGAGCTAAGGGATAAATTTTTGAGGAAGTTTTCGCTTTCTTCTGATAAGAAGACATTGTTAATTTTCGGAGGAAGTCAAGGAGCTTTATGGATTAATGAGAAGTTTTTGAAGGTTTCGCATCAGCTATCTCAATTTGCTGATAAGTTTCAGGTTATACACATTACAGGCGGAAAATTAGCTGACAGGTTAAAAGAGAAATATGAAAGTTTAGGGATAAAATCGGTAGTTTTACCGTTTTACGAAAGAATCTGGGAACTATACGTAATAGCTGATTGTGCAGTTTCAAGGTCTGGAGCTATGTCAATAGCGGAACTTTCCTGTTTTGGTATTCCTACGCTATTTATTCCCTATCCTTACGCTGTTGATGACCACCAGTATTACAACGCTTTAGAAATTTACAAAAGTGGAGGATGCTTTTTAGAAAGACAGGATTCTCTTACTGATGAACGTTTTGTGCAGCTTATTTGTGAATTACTTTTTGATAGAATGACTTATCAAAAATTTTCGGAAAAAATGAAAAGATTTTCAAATCCTACAGCGGCAGACGAGATTACGGAGATGCTGTTAGATGAGCGAGTTAAAGAAACTTGTTGA
- the murD gene encoding UDP-N-acetylmuramoyl-L-alanine--D-glutamate ligase produces the protein MILVLGKGLSGKAAEKLLKSKGFQVIVYDDKSPVSVPSEIEFAVKSPGVPPDHFLIKELKSKGIEVIGEIELAYRYAKGRIVSVTGTNGKSTTTALIYHVLKEAGYEAFIGGNYGIPFSSFADKTTENSITVLELSSFQIEDLKTFKSDVGVILNVTPDHLNRYSSFEEYAEVKKSFVKFCEVSILNYDDPILKNLEGNVKFFSFKERKDAFFDGRKIIAEGYELSVDALPLKGVHNIENYMAAALTLLELGVKWGYIEKGFRTFRGLPHRVEEVAVINGVKFINDSKSTNVDSLRKALLSFNNIVLIAGGVDKGLDFSPVLPLLKERVKAAVVIGDMADKLESLFSKVIPVKKAETMEEAVKLAYGLANGSGVVLLSPGCASFDMFRSFEERGEAFKTCVKQLEAELEL, from the coding sequence GTGATATTAGTTTTAGGCAAAGGCTTAAGTGGTAAAGCTGCAGAAAAGTTGTTAAAAAGTAAAGGTTTTCAAGTAATTGTTTATGACGATAAGTCTCCTGTTTCTGTTCCGTCTGAAATTGAATTTGCTGTTAAGTCTCCTGGTGTTCCTCCAGACCATTTTCTCATAAAAGAACTTAAATCTAAAGGTATTGAAGTAATAGGTGAAATAGAGCTTGCGTATCGTTACGCTAAAGGAAGGATAGTTTCTGTAACGGGGACAAACGGGAAAAGTACGACTACGGCGTTAATCTATCACGTTTTGAAGGAAGCAGGGTATGAAGCTTTCATAGGCGGTAATTATGGAATTCCTTTCTCTTCTTTTGCTGATAAAACAACGGAAAATTCCATTACTGTTCTTGAGCTTTCAAGTTTTCAGATAGAAGACCTAAAAACTTTTAAGTCGGATGTTGGCGTGATATTGAACGTTACTCCTGACCACTTGAATAGATATTCATCTTTTGAAGAGTATGCGGAAGTGAAGAAGAGTTTTGTGAAATTTTGTGAAGTATCTATCTTGAATTATGATGACCCGATTTTGAAAAATTTAGAAGGAAACGTTAAGTTTTTTTCCTTTAAAGAAAGAAAAGATGCTTTTTTTGATGGTAGAAAGATAATTGCAGAAGGTTATGAGTTGTCTGTAGATGCTCTTCCTTTAAAAGGGGTTCATAATATAGAAAACTATATGGCAGCAGCGCTTACGTTGTTAGAATTGGGAGTTAAGTGGGGTTATATTGAAAAAGGATTTAGAACTTTTAGAGGACTCCCTCATCGGGTTGAGGAGGTCGCAGTTATAAATGGAGTAAAGTTTATTAATGATTCAAAATCTACTAACGTTGATTCTTTAAGAAAGGCGCTTTTGAGCTTTAATAATATCGTTCTCATAGCAGGTGGAGTAGATAAAGGGCTTGACTTTTCTCCTGTCCTGCCGCTTTTGAAAGAGAGAGTTAAAGCTGCTGTTGTTATAGGTGATATGGCTGATAAGTTAGAGAGTTTGTTTTCAAAGGTTATTCCTGTAAAAAAAGCAGAAACTATGGAAGAGGCTGTTAAATTAGCCTATGGTTTAGCAAATGGTTCTGGAGTTGTTTTGCTATCTCCCGGATGTGCCAGTTTTGATATGTTCAGGAGTTTTGAAGAGAGGGGAGAGGCGTTTAAAACTTGCGTGAAACAACTGGAGGCTGAACTTGAATTATAA
- the ftsZ gene encoding cell division protein FtsZ — protein sequence MFDIADEAFQGPVIKVIGVGGGGNNAVARMLEKGIEGVEFIAVNTDAQVLSRIQVPIKVQIGEKLTKGLGAGGKPEIGEQAALEDEPKIREVLEGSDMVFVTAGMGGGTGTGAAPIVAKIAKDMGILTVGVVTRPFDFEGRKRHEYAEAGIKRLKEFVDTLMVVPNQKLITVAAKGTNILEAFQLADNVLYQAVKGITEVITKPGLINLDFADLKTVMQSGGYALMGTGEADGEDRALTAARKAIDNPLLENVQVEGASRILVNITGGPDLTLDEAYAAAGLIKERAKRDDTNFFFGVSIDNNLSGIIQVTVIATGFDEKGKPLRGFSTSYGYSSQTEKSKSTEEFDIDIDISKILEELKED from the coding sequence ATGTTTGATATTGCCGATGAGGCATTTCAAGGACCAGTAATAAAGGTCATTGGTGTAGGCGGTGGAGGAAACAACGCAGTAGCGAGAATGCTTGAAAAAGGAATAGAAGGCGTTGAATTCATCGCCGTAAATACAGATGCTCAGGTTCTCTCAAGAATTCAAGTTCCTATAAAGGTTCAAATAGGTGAAAAATTAACTAAAGGCTTAGGAGCAGGTGGTAAACCGGAAATCGGCGAACAGGCTGCACTTGAAGATGAACCTAAAATTAGAGAAGTCCTTGAAGGTTCCGATATGGTGTTCGTTACCGCCGGTATGGGCGGTGGTACGGGAACAGGTGCCGCTCCTATCGTGGCTAAAATCGCTAAGGATATGGGTATTCTTACCGTCGGTGTTGTTACAAGACCTTTTGATTTTGAGGGTAGGAAAAGGCATGAATATGCAGAAGCCGGTATTAAAAGGTTGAAAGAGTTCGTTGATACTTTGATGGTTGTCCCAAATCAAAAATTAATAACAGTAGCAGCAAAAGGAACCAACATATTAGAAGCTTTTCAGTTAGCAGACAACGTTCTGTACCAAGCAGTCAAAGGTATAACCGAAGTCATTACAAAACCCGGACTCATTAACCTTGACTTTGCAGACCTAAAAACTGTAATGCAAAGTGGTGGTTATGCTTTAATGGGAACTGGAGAAGCAGACGGTGAAGACAGAGCGTTAACTGCAGCAAGAAAGGCAATAGATAACCCTCTCCTTGAAAACGTTCAGGTTGAAGGTGCAAGTAGAATACTTGTAAACATTACAGGAGGACCAGACTTAACTCTTGATGAAGCTTACGCTGCTGCAGGTTTAATCAAAGAAAGAGCTAAAAGAGACGATACGAACTTCTTCTTCGGTGTAAGTATAGATAACAACTTATCTGGAATAATTCAGGTAACAGTTATAGCAACAGGATTTGATGAAAAAGGAAAGCCTCTCAGAGGCTTTTCAACATCTTACGGATACTCCTCACAAACAGAAAAGAGCAAAAGTACAGAAGAGTTTGATATAGATATAGATATCTCAAAAATCTTAGAAGAATTAAAAGAAGATTAA
- a CDS encoding DUF2250 domain-containing protein, with the protein MNNRNNLNELEIKILYYIHQTGPAYIKKLCQRLREDNDTIRKHIKKLEQLGYLERVSGRLVEYRIDRRNKVVKHRNHTYYDITRKGKHFIRRTKLTDIEVDLKPPYKRT; encoded by the coding sequence ATGAACAACAGAAACAATTTAAATGAGTTAGAGATAAAAATCCTCTACTACATCCACCAGACAGGACCAGCTTACATTAAAAAGCTGTGTCAACGCCTCAGAGAAGACAACGATACCATTAGAAAACACATAAAAAAGCTTGAACAATTAGGCTACCTTGAACGCGTTTCAGGAAGGTTAGTAGAGTATAGAATAGACAGAAGGAACAAAGTCGTTAAACACAGAAACCATACGTATTACGATATAACCCGCAAAGGCAAGCACTTCATACGCCGCACAAAACTTACAGATATTGAAGTAGATTTAAAACCTCCTTACAAACGAACATAA
- a CDS encoding SAM-dependent methyltransferase, translated as MKNVCSESEWVRRNELVVKELLSNAPGENDISVYLWNGRKVWGKGEKLKIKLKTPWSLKEALKEFNDLSLAESYIYGLIDLEGDIFILFPIVDWILETFTLRKKLKVWKLVKDLPSEEEIKKCRVELDGEVHSIERDRKAVQYHYDVSNEFYKLFLDRKMVYSCAFFKNYSDSLDKAQEQKLEYICKKLRLKEGEKLLDIGCGWGALILHAAKNYGVQAVGITLSKNQYEFVKEKIKEEKLEDKCTVLLADYRELDDVHYYDKVVSVGMFEHVGKVNALKYFKKIYNLLKEGGVFLNHAISCNYKEYGKPPSQFIRKYVFPDGELLPISTTVEEAEKAGFEIRDVESLREHYTLTLMHWVKRLENNYDKAVRVAGEEKYRIWRLYMASSSYQFLTNRTGLYQTLMVKTDREGNSGFPLTRFYMCF; from the coding sequence ATGAAAAACGTTTGTTCTGAATCTGAATGGGTCAGAAGAAACGAATTGGTGGTAAAGGAACTGCTTTCAAACGCTCCTGGAGAAAACGACATATCTGTTTACCTCTGGAACGGTAGAAAAGTTTGGGGTAAAGGGGAAAAACTTAAGATAAAGCTTAAAACTCCCTGGTCCCTTAAAGAAGCCCTCAAAGAATTTAACGACTTATCACTTGCAGAGAGTTACATCTACGGTCTTATTGATTTAGAAGGAGACATTTTTATTCTCTTTCCCATCGTTGACTGGATATTGGAAACCTTCACTCTAAGAAAGAAATTAAAAGTATGGAAGTTGGTTAAAGACTTACCTTCTGAAGAAGAAATCAAAAAGTGCAGAGTGGAGCTTGATGGAGAAGTTCACAGTATAGAGAGAGACAGAAAAGCTGTCCAGTATCACTACGATGTTTCCAACGAGTTTTACAAGCTCTTTCTGGATAGGAAAATGGTTTATTCTTGCGCATTTTTTAAGAATTACAGCGATTCCTTAGATAAAGCTCAGGAACAGAAGTTAGAGTACATATGCAAAAAACTTAGACTCAAGGAAGGAGAAAAACTTTTGGATATAGGTTGCGGTTGGGGTGCTTTAATACTACATGCAGCTAAGAACTATGGAGTACAAGCAGTTGGAATAACTCTGAGTAAAAATCAATATGAATTCGTCAAAGAGAAAATAAAAGAAGAGAAGTTGGAAGATAAATGCACAGTGCTATTGGCAGATTATAGAGAATTAGATGATGTTCACTACTACGATAAAGTTGTAAGCGTTGGAATGTTTGAACATGTAGGAAAAGTAAATGCTTTGAAATACTTCAAAAAGATATACAACCTGTTAAAAGAAGGAGGTGTTTTCCTTAACCATGCCATAAGTTGTAACTATAAAGAGTACGGAAAACCACCTTCTCAATTCATAAGGAAATACGTATTCCCAGATGGAGAGTTACTTCCCATATCAACTACCGTAGAAGAAGCTGAAAAAGCTGGATTTGAAATAAGAGACGTTGAATCCTTAAGGGAACATTACACATTAACGCTAATGCATTGGGTAAAAAGATTAGAAAACAACTACGATAAAGCAGTAAGGGTAGCTGGAGAAGAGAAATACAGAATATGGCGTTTGTACATGGCATCCAGTTCTTACCAGTTTCTAACTAACAGAACAGGACTATACCAAACCTTAATGGTTAAGACGGACAGAGAGGGCAATAGTGGTTTTCCTCTTACGAGGTTCTATATGTGTTTTTAG